From a single Okeanomitos corallinicola TIOX110 genomic region:
- a CDS encoding SET domain-containing protein-lysine N-methyltransferase, with product MIQVNIIPNKGRGIIATQDISKGTLLEIAAVSIIPSEIRKSVQPKIEVFKYLFVQPSEYKGSKESNAYLVFGLASLCNHNREPNSFIDWVENEIGIWSHLIAQKDIRKGEEITLFYTNIDEYVDKKGFL from the coding sequence ATGATACAAGTAAATATAATACCCAATAAGGGGCGTGGAATTATAGCTACGCAAGATATTTCTAAAGGAACATTACTAGAAATAGCTGCCGTCAGCATAATTCCATCGGAAATCAGAAAAAGTGTTCAACCGAAGATAGAAGTCTTCAAATATTTGTTTGTACAGCCATCGGAATATAAAGGAAGCAAAGAGTCCAACGCATATTTAGTATTTGGTTTAGCTTCTCTGTGTAATCATAATAGAGAACCTAATTCCTTTATAGACTGGGTTGAAAACGAAATTGGCATTTGGTCACATTTGATCGCGCAAAAAGATATCAGAAAAGGCGAAGAAATTACTTTATTTTATACCAATATTGATGAATATGTTGATAAAAAAGGATTTCTATAA
- a CDS encoding transposase translates to MLYCYAPLYIFCGKHLLAAKLRPSNVDPAAGALSELQRVIKQSLVKTELQNAQVGTIRTKLLKLGALIKITTRRVLIAINSSCPYKDIYATAYRCLQLLPNPG, encoded by the coding sequence GTGCTGTATTGTTATGCACCACTATATATATTCTGTGGCAAACATCTATTAGCAGCCAAATTAAGACCATCAAACGTAGACCCAGCAGCAGGAGCATTATCAGAATTACAGAGAGTCATTAAACAAAGTTTAGTTAAAACTGAATTACAGAATGCACAAGTTGGTACTATCCGTACCAAGTTGTTGAAGTTAGGAGCTTTGATTAAGATAACAACCAGACGAGTTTTAATTGCGATTAATAGTTCTTGTCCCTACAAGGATATTTATGCGACTGCTTACCGTTGTTTGCAGTTGTTACCCAATCCTGGTTAA
- a CDS encoding class I SAM-dependent methyltransferase encodes MTAKIKPDWAGETLLSKFVNLLINTKPIYSLMKQQARQVLIKTAEKNGVAWRKNYQKLEASEIKNKLQENTNPKVTYPDYYNVPFHAYDQGNMCWKAAFEVPSATYSMALRVWPKENITWETAHRRLRSSFHEVLAKYTTQDINDILDIGCSVGISTLSLHRFYQQKQNHPVRTVGLDLSPYMLTVAQELDTYKEISQWLHAQAEKTELPSESFDLITLQFVTHELPGFASKEIFQEALRLLRPGGCFAIVDNNPKSPVIQNLPPVLFTLMKSTEPWSDDYYLFDIEGCLKSLGFNVLITVPSDPRHRTIVAQKHN; translated from the coding sequence ATGACTGCAAAAATTAAACCAGATTGGGCTGGAGAAACCTTACTTTCCAAATTCGTCAACCTATTAATTAATACCAAACCCATCTACAGCTTGATGAAACAACAAGCAAGACAGGTACTTATTAAAACCGCCGAAAAAAACGGTGTTGCTTGGCGTAAAAATTACCAAAAACTAGAAGCTTCAGAAATCAAAAACAAGCTGCAAGAAAATACAAATCCTAAAGTAACCTATCCTGATTATTATAACGTTCCCTTCCATGCTTATGATCAAGGAAATATGTGTTGGAAAGCAGCATTTGAAGTACCCAGTGCAACCTATTCTATGGCCTTGCGGGTGTGGCCAAAAGAAAATATCACTTGGGAAACCGCACACCGCAGATTAAGATCCAGTTTTCACGAAGTTCTCGCTAAATACACCACCCAAGATATTAATGATATCCTCGATATCGGTTGTTCTGTAGGAATTTCTACCTTATCTCTGCATCGTTTTTATCAACAAAAACAAAATCATCCCGTGCGTACAGTCGGTTTAGATTTATCTCCCTATATGTTGACTGTAGCGCAAGAATTAGACACTTACAAAGAAATATCCCAATGGTTGCACGCGCAAGCGGAGAAAACAGAATTACCCAGTGAGTCTTTTGACTTAATAACTCTGCAATTTGTCACCCATGAACTTCCCGGTTTTGCAAGTAAAGAAATCTTCCAAGAAGCATTACGTTTACTCCGTCCTGGTGGTTGTTTTGCTATTGTAGATAATAACCCTAAATCACCTGTAATTCAGAACTTACCTCCAGTATTATTCACCTTAATGAAAAGTACAGAACCTTGGAGTGATGACTACTATCTGTTTGACATTGAAGGGTGTTTAAAATCGCTAGGTTTTAATGTTTTAATCACCGTTCCTAGTGACCCCAGACATCGTACTATTGTAGCTCAAAAACACAATTAA
- a CDS encoding DUF433 domain-containing protein gives MSYKNIITIEPAKRSGQPCIRGMRITVYDVLSYLASGMTVEEILADFPYLTKEDILACLNYLYN, from the coding sequence ATGTCATACAAAAATATTATTACCATAGAACCAGCAAAGAGAAGTGGACAACCTTGTATTAGAGGTATGAGAATTACGGTTTATGATGTTCTTTCCTATTTAGCATCAGGAATGACTGTTGAAGAAATATTAGCTGATTTTCCTTATTTAACTAAGGAAGATATTTTAGCTTGTTTAAATTATCTGTACAACTAA
- a CDS encoding type II toxin-antitoxin system VapC family toxin, with the protein MKYLLDTNVCIKYLNEDLVIRRKLEDTNLEDIVVCSVVKLELFYGAMRSDKPDQVWAKVKRFLEVFVSLPLDDISALNAGKIRAQLANFGTPIGYNDLLIASIALSHDLILVTHNTREFIRVEGLKLEDWEIE; encoded by the coding sequence ATGAAATATTTGTTGGATACGAATGTATGTATTAAATATTTGAATGAAGATTTAGTTATTAGAAGAAAGTTAGAAGATACTAATTTAGAAGATATTGTAGTTTGTTCTGTGGTGAAGTTAGAGTTATTTTATGGAGCAATGAGAAGTGATAAGCCTGATCAAGTTTGGGCAAAGGTAAAGCGATTTTTAGAGGTGTTTGTTTCTTTACCTTTAGATGATATTTCGGCTTTGAATGCGGGTAAAATTCGCGCTCAATTAGCTAATTTTGGTACTCCTATTGGATATAATGATTTATTAATCGCTTCTATTGCTTTGTCTCATGATTTAATTTTAGTGACCCATAATACTAGGGAATTTATCAGAGTTGAAGGTTTAAAATTAGAAGATTGGGAAATTGAATGA
- a CDS encoding serine/threonine-protein kinase has product MSYCLNPHCLQPENPDDVKFCITCGTKLLLKERYRAIQPIGQGGFGRTFLAVDEDKPSKPPCVIKQFYPQAQGTNTVQKAIELFNQEAVQLDELGEHPQIPSLLAYCTQDDRQYLVQEFINGQNLAHELLNKGTFNENQIKELLHDLLSVLQFCHSKQVIHRDIKPENIIRRNSDNKLVIVDFGAAKSTAGQALNRTGTSIGSPEYVAPEQMRGRAIFASDIYSLGVTCINLLTGRSPFESYDTHHAAWVWRQFLKTLVSNELGVVIDKMVQTIPSSRYQTTEEVLKDLQSLNPQTPVVIPPTIINQPVKQNIPTSQNPGQSDQINKELQAVKTQFTGGKQQPQNPKSPTSNSNVTNNNNDVIDQELEEMRAKFSES; this is encoded by the coding sequence ATGAGTTACTGTCTTAACCCCCACTGTTTACAACCAGAAAACCCTGATGATGTCAAATTCTGTATAACTTGCGGTACTAAACTACTTCTAAAAGAACGTTACCGCGCTATCCAACCCATCGGCCAAGGTGGTTTTGGGAGAACATTTTTAGCAGTGGATGAGGATAAACCCTCAAAACCTCCCTGTGTCATTAAGCAATTTTACCCCCAAGCACAGGGTACAAACACAGTACAAAAAGCAATAGAGTTATTTAATCAGGAAGCTGTACAGTTAGATGAATTGGGAGAACATCCGCAAATTCCCAGTCTTTTAGCTTATTGTACACAAGATGATAGACAATATTTGGTACAAGAATTTATAAATGGGCAAAATTTAGCCCATGAGTTATTAAATAAAGGTACTTTTAATGAAAATCAAATTAAAGAATTATTGCATGATTTATTAAGTGTATTACAATTTTGTCATAGTAAACAGGTAATTCATAGGGATATTAAACCCGAAAATATTATTAGGAGAAATAGCGATAATAAACTGGTAATAGTTGATTTTGGGGCAGCGAAATCAACCGCAGGACAAGCTTTAAATAGAACAGGAACAAGTATCGGCAGTCCTGAATATGTTGCACCAGAACAGATGCGAGGAAGGGCAATTTTTGCCAGTGATATCTATAGTTTAGGGGTAACTTGCATTAATTTGTTAACTGGTCGTTCACCCTTTGAGAGTTATGATACTCATCATGCAGCTTGGGTGTGGAGACAGTTTTTAAAAACTCTTGTGAGTAATGAATTAGGGGTAGTTATTGATAAAATGGTACAAACTATTCCTAGTAGTCGTTATCAAACAACGGAAGAAGTTTTGAAAGATTTACAAAGTTTAAATCCACAAACTCCCGTAGTGATTCCACCAACAATTATTAATCAACCCGTTAAACAAAATATTCCTACTTCTCAAAATCCTGGTCAATCTGATCAGATAAACAAAGAATTACAAGCAGTAAAAACACAATTTACAGGAGGTAAACAGCAACCACAAAACCCAAAATCACCAACATCTAATTCTAATGTTACTAATAACAATAATGATGTCATAGATCAAGAACTAGAAGAAATGAGAGCTAAATTTTCAGAAAGTTAA
- a CDS encoding WYL domain-containing protein — protein MIFSSCEKSGLATSRLDRFTEHFKLLGSKGRKLTEQWQSLKVAHELLENGWGLYLGKQEEQSLERQGKLDFINVTVRFFPDVMVFIQEGEKRHKSQKISFGAKTPDGKPSYLDYSLKLPPRSLTEFSRWVYRFMGSAQFLTPKELVEKHKQAAQELLARYL, from the coding sequence ATGATTTTTTCTTCTTGTGAGAAATCCGGGTTAGCTACTTCAAGGTTGGATAGGTTTACCGAACACTTTAAGTTGCTTGGCTCTAAAGGACGGAAATTAACAGAACAATGGCAAAGCCTCAAAGTCGCACATGAACTACTGGAGAATGGCTGGGGATTATATTTAGGTAAACAAGAAGAACAAAGTTTAGAGCGACAGGGTAAATTAGATTTTATTAACGTAACCGTGCGCTTCTTCCCTGATGTTATGGTGTTTATTCAAGAGGGTGAAAAACGCCATAAAAGCCAGAAAATTTCTTTTGGAGCCAAAACTCCAGATGGAAAACCAAGCTATCTTGATTACAGTCTCAAACTTCCACCGCGATCGCTGACGGAATTTAGCCGTTGGGTTTATCGCTTTATGGGTAGCGCCCAATTCCTTACACCGAAGGAATTGGTGGAAAAACACAAGCAAGCTGCTCAGGAATTGCTTGCTCGTTATCTTTGA
- a CDS encoding transposase, translated as MTYNPNIHKRQSIRLKGYDYSQSGLYFITICCYQRECLFGNIINSQMILNNFGELIKEEWLKSAEIRKEIELDNFVIMPNHFHGIVIINQEINRDFIKNNVDFLDNNVGANGRSPLQQIQSSSLKISMKPKSLSSLIAGFKSATTKKINMIRNTPQNPVWQRNYYDHIIRNDESLARIREYVENNPLSWENDQLHPNNPSKW; from the coding sequence ATGACCTATAATCCCAATATACATAAACGTCAATCAATTCGTCTTAAAGGCTATGATTATTCTCAATCTGGTCTTTATTTCATTACAATTTGTTGTTATCAACGTGAATGTTTATTTGGAAATATTATAAATAGTCAAATGATATTAAATAATTTTGGTGAATTAATAAAAGAAGAATGGTTAAAATCAGCAGAAATTAGAAAAGAAATTGAGTTGGATAATTTTGTAATCATGCCTAATCATTTTCATGGAATTGTTATTATTAATCAGGAAATAAACAGAGATTTTATTAAAAATAATGTAGATTTTCTGGATAATAATGTAGGGGCAAACGGCCGTTCGCCCCTACAACAAATTCAATCATCATCACTAAAAATATCAATGAAACCAAAATCTTTATCATCATTAATAGCAGGTTTTAAATCAGCAACAACCAAGAAAATTAATATGATTCGTAATACACCTCAAAATCCCGTTTGGCAACGCAATTATTATGATCATATTATTAGAAATGATGAATCTTTAGCAAGAATTAGAGAATACGTCGAAAATAATCCTTTATCTTGGGAAAATGATCAATTACATCCTAATAATCCTTCTAAATGGTAA
- a CDS encoding IS630 family transposase, whose translation MKSYSLDLREKIVAAHIQKNISIRKVANIFSVSKSLVQKLVKQQKIDGDLQPKKRGKPQFSHLTNADIDLRELVEANSDATLIELCELFADKTGNWVGRSAMCSALQKLGLNRKKKTTRSTQAGTERVLNLRLDYWDQVKNIEPENLVFLDETGILLGLTRTHARSQLGARAYSVKPFYRGSKVTVIGAISIKKVVALMTMNDSMDGNAFEVFVEKFLVPQLWSGAVVVMDNLSAHKRDSIVSMIEAVGASVLCLSSYSPDFNPIELWWSQLKSFLRSFTPTTTEMVDKLISVALDLINPQHLRNWFASCCYCTS comes from the coding sequence ATGAAATCATACTCTCTGGATCTTCGAGAAAAAATAGTTGCTGCCCATATTCAAAAAAACATATCAATCAGGAAAGTAGCTAATATATTTTCTGTGTCAAAAAGTTTAGTACAAAAGCTGGTAAAACAACAAAAAATTGATGGAGATTTACAACCCAAGAAGCGAGGAAAACCACAATTTAGTCATCTGACAAATGCGGACATAGATTTAAGAGAATTGGTTGAAGCAAATTCGGATGCAACATTGATAGAATTGTGTGAATTATTTGCAGATAAAACTGGTAATTGGGTAGGTCGAAGTGCAATGTGTTCTGCATTACAGAAATTAGGATTAAATCGTAAAAAAAAAACAACGCGGAGTACCCAAGCAGGAACAGAAAGAGTTCTGAATTTAAGATTAGATTATTGGGATCAGGTCAAAAATATAGAGCCAGAAAATTTAGTATTTCTGGACGAAACTGGTATCCTACTTGGCTTAACGAGGACTCATGCCCGCTCACAACTAGGAGCAAGAGCTTACTCTGTCAAACCCTTTTATCGAGGCTCAAAGGTTACAGTAATTGGAGCTATTAGTATTAAAAAAGTAGTTGCATTAATGACAATGAATGATTCAATGGATGGCAACGCTTTTGAAGTATTTGTTGAAAAGTTTTTAGTGCCACAGTTATGGTCGGGAGCAGTGGTAGTAATGGATAATTTATCCGCACATAAACGAGATTCAATTGTGTCAATGATTGAAGCTGTTGGTGCTTCAGTTCTTTGTTTATCCTCATACTCTCCTGATTTTAATCCAATTGAATTATGGTGGTCACAACTCAAATCTTTCTTACGTAGCTTTACTCCAACCACAACAGAAATGGTTGATAAGCTAATCTCAGTTGCACTCGACTTAATAAATCCTCAACATTTAAGAAACTGGTTTGCTAGTTGCTGCTACTGTACCTCATAA
- a CDS encoding NF041680 family putative transposase yields the protein MKRTSLKEFRQAAYQYLGRAKDATFELTDAILLTRNIYCLADLSLSPVFRRKWPSIYEALQDSRPQRQKLMQLYIEQIPTVKRPLLAGDHTNWSRPDAVKLEERTYEHSGTSIAGNKPITVGQGYSTIAWIPENEGSWALPLRHERITSSESPISKAIWQLKQVCKYLPVRPISVWDSEYGCAPFVLKTANIPADILVRLRSNLCLWGEPGAYSGKGRPKKHGDKFKLNEPTTLTQATSVLEVNDPKLGRVRVSLWKDLHFRQAATRPMLLIRVERLDAQGNMRASKPLWLAWVGEEMPPLEEVWSLYLRRFTIDHWYRFLKQRLHWTVPNFGTPKQCERWSDLMPLMTWELWLARDMVTDNPLPWQKSQGNLTPGRVAQAMGGVFAAIGTPTSAPKPRGKSPGWKPGKQRHRKNPCPIVKKTVSRPPKEPSVAV from the coding sequence ATGAAACGTACTTCCTTAAAAGAATTTCGTCAAGCAGCCTACCAATATTTAGGCAGAGCTAAAGATGCAACTTTTGAATTGACAGATGCGATATTGCTAACGAGAAATATTTATTGCCTAGCAGACTTGTCCTTATCACCAGTATTTAGACGTAAGTGGCCAAGCATCTATGAAGCACTACAAGATAGCAGACCACAGCGACAAAAATTGATGCAGCTATATATTGAACAGATACCAACCGTGAAGCGACCTCTATTGGCAGGAGATCATACGAACTGGTCACGACCAGATGCAGTTAAACTAGAAGAAAGAACTTATGAACATAGTGGCACATCCATAGCAGGAAACAAACCAATAACTGTAGGACAGGGATATAGCACAATAGCCTGGATACCGGAAAATGAGGGGAGTTGGGCATTACCTTTAAGACATGAAAGAATCACAAGTTCTGAAAGTCCTATCTCAAAAGCAATTTGGCAATTAAAACAGGTATGTAAATATTTGCCTGTTAGACCAATTTCTGTGTGGGATAGTGAATATGGATGTGCGCCTTTTGTCTTAAAAACTGCGAATATTCCCGCAGATATTCTGGTTCGGTTGCGTTCAAATCTGTGTTTATGGGGTGAACCAGGAGCTTATTCTGGTAAGGGGCGACCCAAAAAACATGGTGATAAATTTAAACTGAATGAGCCAACAACATTGACCCAAGCCACATCTGTTTTGGAAGTGAATGACCCAAAATTAGGACGAGTGCGTGTGAGCTTATGGAAAGATTTACACTTTCGTCAAGCTGCTACAAGACCAATGTTACTGATTAGGGTTGAACGTCTGGACGCGCAAGGTAACATGAGGGCATCCAAACCTTTATGGTTGGCTTGGGTAGGAGAAGAAATGCCACCATTAGAGGAAGTTTGGTCTCTGTACTTACGTCGCTTTACGATTGACCATTGGTATCGCTTTTTGAAGCAGCGTCTACATTGGACCGTCCCAAACTTTGGTACTCCTAAGCAATGTGAGCGATGGAGTGACCTCATGCCGTTGATGACTTGGGAATTGTGGTTAGCCCGTGATATGGTTACTGACAATCCTCTACCTTGGCAGAAGTCTCAGGGTAATTTGACCCCTGGAAGGGTTGCTCAAGCTATGGGTGGAGTTTTTGCCGCTATTGGTACTCCTACCTCTGCACCCAAACCTCGCGGAAAGTCTCCTGGTTGGAAACCAGGAAAACAGCGTCACCGTAAAAACCCCTGTCCCATTGTTAAAAAAACAGTATCACGTCCACCTAAAGAACCTTCTGTTGCTGTTTAA
- a CDS encoding type II toxin-antitoxin system RelE/ParE family toxin, giving the protein MQNNSDLINIDLTPEYKRNLKYLAKKYRNIRSDIQPLILELQQGNILGDRLTGFGLELYIYKVRVKNSNIKKGKSAGYRLIYLLESEKSILLLTIYSKSEQLDITVNEINSILNECFEEE; this is encoded by the coding sequence ATGCAGAATAATTCCGATTTAATTAATATTGATTTAACTCCTGAATATAAAAGAAATTTAAAATATTTAGCTAAAAAATATCGGAATATTCGTTCTGATATTCAACCATTGATTTTAGAATTACAACAGGGAAATATTTTAGGAGATAGATTGACTGGATTTGGTTTAGAACTTTATATATATAAAGTTAGAGTTAAAAATAGTAATATCAAAAAAGGTAAAAGTGCTGGATATAGATTGATTTATTTACTTGAATCAGAAAAAAGTATTTTATTATTAACAATTTACAGTAAATCGGAACAACTAGATATTACAGTTAATGAGATTAATTCAATTTTAAATGAGTGTTTTGAGGAAGAATAA
- a CDS encoding GNAT family N-acetyltransferase has protein sequence MLKSILLEQEYKPTGAKIFLATIQEYSHIQHLIKLAQDSRLIDLLGWNTFFEIHEIEKFIAAISSHALPYCRDSEPLVFGIYLTLDDFPIGYVVLKGMNVDLLAAEVGVVILDSRYRNKGYGRLGLQRIVNYAFNELQLKTIGSSILLSNKTSINMCKKTGFIIKETMYKSWTMPNGDLADMVLMELSKVT, from the coding sequence ATGTTAAAAAGTATCCTCTTAGAACAAGAATATAAGCCCACAGGGGCAAAGATTTTTTTGGCTACCATACAAGAATATAGCCATATACAACACTTAATTAAACTAGCTCAAGACTCAAGATTAATAGATTTATTGGGCTGGAATACATTTTTTGAAATTCATGAAATAGAAAAATTTATAGCTGCTATTTCATCTCATGCTTTACCTTACTGTCGAGATAGTGAACCTTTAGTATTTGGAATTTACTTAACTCTGGATGATTTTCCCATCGGATATGTGGTTTTAAAAGGGATGAATGTGGATCTACTGGCTGCTGAAGTAGGGGTAGTAATTCTAGATTCAAGATACAGAAACAAAGGATATGGAAGATTAGGATTACAACGGATAGTAAATTATGCCTTTAATGAATTACAACTGAAAACTATTGGATCGTCAATTTTACTATCTAACAAAACTTCAATTAATATGTGTAAAAAAACAGGATTTATTATTAAGGAAACTATGTATAAATCCTGGACTATGCCGAATGGAGATTTAGCAGATATGGTATTAATGGAGTTGAGTAAAGTAACATAA
- the acnB gene encoding bifunctional aconitate hydratase 2/2-methylisocitrate dehydratase gives MLQEYRQHVAERAQLGIPPLPLNAQQTSALCELLKNPPPGEEEVLLNLLRDRIPPGVDEAAYVKAGFLTAIAKGEITSPLVSPVDAVELLGTMVGGYNVQSLIDLLQVSSSDNSDTSEPPLVMGGQGKEPIAAYAATALSKILLVYDAFHDVLELAKTNPYAKRVVESWAEAEWFTSRPTLPETITVTVFKVPGETNTDDLSPATHATTRPDIPLHALAMLETRQVGSLETIADLKKKGHPVAYVGDVVGTGSSRKSAINSVLWHLGNDIPFVPNKRAGGYILGSAIAPIFFNTAEDAGALPIECDVSNMETGDVITIHPYKGEITNAAGEVISAFKLKPETIFDEVRAGGRIPLLVGRTLTDKTREALGLAPSDLFIRPQAPTDTGKGYTLAQKMVGKACGLPGVRPGTSCEPIMTTVGSQDTTGPMTRDELKELACLGFSADLVMQSFCHTAAYPKPVDIKTHQELPDFFAQRGGVALRPGDGIIHSWLNRMLLPDTVGTGGDSHTRFPLGISFPAGSGLVAFAGALGVMPLDMPESVLVRFKGELQPGITLRDIVNAIPYVAIQKGLLTVEKQNKKNVFSGKILEIEGLPNLKVEQAFELTDASAERSCAGCTIKLSEETISEYLRSNIALLKNMVARGYSDARTIMRRVAKMEEWLANPQLMSADADAEYAEVIEIDLNEIKEPIVAAPNDPDNVKLLSEVANDPVQEVFVGSCMTNIGHYRATAKVLEGAGEVKARLWIAPPTRMDEHQLKVEGVYDVFVGAKARTEIPGCSLCMGNQARVDDNTTVFSTSTRNFNNRMGKGAQVYLGSAELAAVCALLGRLPNVQEYLDIVGEKIHPFADNLYRYLNFDQIVGFEDEGRVISKEDQAALV, from the coding sequence ATGCTGCAAGAATATCGTCAACACGTTGCCGAACGCGCCCAATTAGGTATTCCCCCCTTACCATTAAACGCACAACAAACATCAGCATTGTGTGAATTACTGAAAAATCCCCCCCCAGGTGAAGAAGAGGTACTGTTAAATTTATTACGCGATCGCATTCCCCCTGGAGTAGATGAAGCAGCTTATGTAAAAGCCGGTTTCCTCACTGCAATTGCCAAAGGAGAAATTACCAGTCCCTTAGTTTCTCCTGTAGATGCAGTGGAATTACTGGGAACAATGGTAGGCGGTTACAACGTACAATCATTAATTGATTTACTGCAAGTTTCCAGCAGTGATAATTCTGATACTTCTGAACCACCTTTAGTTATGGGTGGCCAAGGAAAAGAACCCATCGCCGCTTATGCAGCAACCGCACTCAGCAAAATTCTGTTAGTTTATGATGCGTTTCACGATGTTTTAGAACTTGCCAAAACCAACCCCTACGCTAAAAGAGTGGTAGAATCTTGGGCAGAAGCAGAATGGTTTACTTCCCGTCCCACACTCCCCGAAACTATCACCGTCACGGTTTTCAAAGTTCCCGGAGAAACCAACACCGACGACTTATCACCCGCAACCCACGCTACCACCCGTCCTGATATTCCCCTGCACGCCTTAGCAATGTTAGAAACCCGGCAAGTGGGAAGTTTAGAAACCATTGCAGACTTAAAGAAAAAAGGACATCCCGTTGCTTATGTTGGTGATGTGGTGGGTACAGGTTCATCTCGTAAGTCTGCAATCAATTCCGTATTATGGCATTTAGGAAATGATATTCCCTTTGTTCCCAACAAGCGCGCCGGTGGTTATATTTTAGGTAGTGCGATCGCACCTATCTTTTTTAACACCGCTGAAGATGCAGGTGCATTACCCATCGAATGCGATGTCAGCAACATGGAAACCGGCGATGTGATCACCATCCATCCCTACAAAGGCGAAATTACCAACGCTGCGGGAGAAGTGATTTCCGCCTTCAAACTCAAACCAGAAACCATTTTTGACGAAGTTCGCGCCGGTGGACGTATTCCCCTCTTAGTAGGACGTACCCTCACCGACAAAACCCGCGAAGCACTTGGTTTAGCACCCAGTGATTTATTTATCCGTCCTCAAGCTCCCACCGATACCGGAAAAGGCTACACACTGGCGCAGAAAATGGTCGGGAAGGCGTGCGGATTGCCTGGTGTACGTCCGGGGACATCTTGTGAACCAATCATGACTACAGTGGGTTCTCAGGACACTACAGGCCCCATGACCAGAGACGAGTTAAAAGAACTGGCTTGTTTAGGTTTCAGTGCAGACTTAGTAATGCAGAGTTTCTGCCACACCGCCGCATATCCCAAACCTGTGGACATCAAAACCCACCAAGAATTACCCGACTTTTTTGCCCAACGTGGTGGTGTAGCCTTGCGTCCTGGTGATGGTATCATTCACTCCTGGTTAAACCGGATGTTGTTACCCGACACCGTGGGAACAGGTGGAGACTCCCACACCCGCTTTCCTTTGGGAATATCCTTTCCTGCGGGTTCTGGTTTAGTTGCGTTTGCTGGTGCATTGGGTGTGATGCCTTTAGATATGCCAGAATCCGTGTTAGTGAGATTCAAAGGAGAATTGCAACCAGGAATAACTTTGAGAGATATTGTTAACGCTATTCCTTATGTTGCCATCCAAAAAGGTTTATTAACCGTCGAGAAACAGAACAAGAAAAATGTTTTCTCTGGCAAGATTTTGGAAATTGAAGGTTTACCAAATTTAAAAGTTGAGCAAGCTTTTGAATTAACCGATGCTTCCGCCGAACGTTCTTGTGCTGGTTGTACAATTAAGTTGAGTGAAGAAACAATTTCTGAATATCTGCGTTCTAATATTGCCCTGTTAAAAAATATGGTAGCACGGGGATATTCTGATGCGCGAACCATCATGAGAAGGGTGGCAAAAATGGAGGAATGGTTAGCCAACCCACAGTTAATGTCAGCCGATGCAGATGCGGAATATGCAGAAGTAATTGAAATTGATTTAAACGAAATCAAAGAACCAATTGTAGCTGCACCAAATGACCCTGATAATGTTAAGTTATTATCGGAAGTTGCTAATGATCCAGTGCAGGAAGTTTTTGTTGGTTCTTGTATGACAAATATCGGACATTATCGGGCAACTGCGAAGGTTTTGGAAGGTGCAGGAGAGGTAAAAGCAAGGTTATGGATCGCACCTCCTACAAGAATGGATGAACACCAATTAAAAGTGGAAGGTGTGTATGATGTTTTCGTAGGTGCAAAAGCGAGAACGGAGATTCCTGGATGCAGTTTGTGTATGGGAAATCAGGCGCGAGTTGATGATAATACAACGGTGTTTTCTACCTCTACTCGTAACTTCAATAATCGCATGGGTAAAGGCGCACAAGTTTATTTAGGTTCGGCGGAATTAGCAGCAGTTTGTGCTTTGTTAGGAAGACTTCCTAATGTGCAGGAATATTTGGATATTGTGGGTGAGAAAATCCATCCTTTTGCTGATAATTTGTATCGTTATTTGAACTTTGATCAAATTGTTGGTTTTGAGGATGAGGGGAGGGTGATTAGTAAGGAGGATCAGGCGGCTTTGGTATAG